Proteins from one Camelina sativa cultivar DH55 chromosome 8, Cs, whole genome shotgun sequence genomic window:
- the LOC104706647 gene encoding uncharacterized protein At5g08430-like — translation MEDSNEKVKSSSRKRLRKPKSLEFVGWGSRKLIEFLQSLGRDTTNKISEKDVTAIVMSYIRERNRETPSKKKRKTVACDDKLRSLFGTTKINIIKVPDLVEKHYVENQEDDSFFDFLYTPEDDKQEKQRLSPSDKVAKRAKQVVQKPKGTFAAIVSDNVKLLYLRKSLLQELAKTPETFESKVVGTFVRIKNPCQLVYVTGVMEGNPIDGNLLQVTNYSYYLEDVFVSSLSDDDFSQEECEELHQRIKNGFAKRLTVADMEEKARSLHEDVTKHWLARELVLLQRLINQANEKGWRRELSQYLDKRELLENPEEQLRLLCEVPEVVAEEVEPESVDDDRNIENDLIVPNPEASPEAHQSDGKQQLSDSPAFSVKTTLENLELLKNSEEQLRLSHEVPEVVVKELDPEHVDDDEKIENDFSVPYPDVSIEAEQSDVEKQLSDSPDSTIQKTLEGSKLGDGEDHLTCTASAGNKDLHEDVFEPPANGITQNKDCITEVTQQQSSIPVIDLSNQPQAQSNPIEIIELSDDDDDDDDKDNQAYQNYDPKKVMWFYEFPKEKTHGPFSLTKLKEWNDKEFYINVPDFKVWRTGESAVLLTKLLPYIKT, via the exons ATGGAGGACTCCaatgaaaaagtgaaaagtTCGAGTAGAAAGAGGTTGAGGAAGCCTAAAAGTTTGGAATTTGTTGGATGGGGTTCGAGAAAACTGATTGAGTTTCTTCAGTCACTTGGTAGAGATACCACAAACAAGATATCCGAGAAAGACGTTACAGCGATTGTAATGAGCTATATCCGGGAGAGAAACCGTGAAACTCCttctaagaagaagagaaagaccgTAGCTTGCGATGACAAGTTGCGTTCGCTTTTTGGGACTACGAAGATCAATATAATCAAAGTCCCTGATTTGGTTGAGAAGCATTATGTAGAGAATCAGGAGGACGACTCATTCTTTGATTTTCTATACACTCCAGAGgatgataaacaagaaaaacagagattgTCTCCATCAGATAAGGTGGCTAAACGGGCGAAGCAGGTTGTGCAAAAGCCTAAAGGCACTTTTGCTGCAATAGTCAGCGATAATGTGAAGCTTTTGTATTTGAGAAAGAGTTTACTCCAGGAACTAGCAAAGACTCCTGAAACTTTTGAGAGTAAAGTGGTGGGGACTTTTGTGAGGATCAAGAATCCCTGTCAGCTTGTTTACGTGACAG GTGTGATGGAGGGAAATCCGATTGATGGTAATCTTCTTCAGGTTACAAATTATTCCTATTATCTAGAAGATGTTTTTGTCTCTTCCCTATCAGATGATGATTTTTCTCAG GAGGAATGTGAAGAACTTCATCAGAGAATAAAAAATGGCTTTGCTAAGAGACTTACAGTT GCGGATATGGAAGAAAAGGCTCGAAGTTTGCATGAAGATGTGACAAAACAT TGGCTTGCAAGAGAGCTTGTATTGTTACAAAGGCTTATTAATCAGGCTAATGAAAAGGGATGGCGAAGAGA GCTGTCCCAGTATCTGGACAAAAGAGAGCTTCTTGAGAATCCGGAAGAACAGTTGAGGCTATTGTGTGAAGTTCCTGAAGTTGTTGCAGAAGAAGTTGAACCTGAGAGTGTAGATGATGATAGGAATATAGAAAATGACCTCATTGTACCAAACCCTGAGGCTTCCCCCGAGGCTCATCAAAGTGACGGAAAACAACAACTGAGTGATTCACCAGCTTTTAGTGTCAAGACAACTCTAGAAAATTTGGAGCTACTTAAGAATTCGGAAGAGCAGTTGAGGCTGTCCCATGAAGTTCCTGAAGTTGTTGTTAAAGAACTTGATCCTGAGCAtgtagatgatgatgagaagataGAAAATGACTTCAGCGTACCATACCCTGATGTCTCCATTGAGGCTGAACAAAGTGACGTAGAAAAACAACTAAGTGATTCACCAGATTCTACTATTCAGAAAACTCTAGAAGGTTCGAAGCTCGGTGATGGAGAAGACCACCTAACATGCACTGCTTCTGCAG GTAACAAAGATCTCCATGAAGATGTATTCGAGCCCCCAGCAAATGGCATCACACAGAACAAGGACTGTATCACTGAAGTCACTCAACAACAGTCAAGTATTCCTGTGATTGATCTCTCTAACCAACCTCAAGCACAATCAAACCCCATAGAGATTATCGAACtgagcgatgatgatgatgatgatgatgacaaagaCAATCAAGCTTACCAGAACTATGATCCAAAGAAGGTGATGTGGTTCTATGAATTCCCTAAAGAAAAAACACATGGACCATTCTCTCTCACAAAACTCAAAGAGTGGAACGACAAAGAGTTCTATATTAACGTTCCAGATTTCAAAGTATGGAGGACAGGAGAGAGTGCAGTGTTACTGACCAAACTCCTGCCGTACATCAAAACCTAA
- the LOC104706648 gene encoding uncharacterized protein LOC104706648, translated as MMENGHEERLAEKFSGVGLEDSSRSPENEFKNDNLFQVIKAVEAAETTIKEQVEENSRLKAELERSALELAKYKSDESLPQTSNLGDHSATAIVSPLVDQPVDWKQSVIKTLDTDSSGMLVVHPHVNGNGEEATLSNRFEKQGNFVNGNFRGAINGADTSQLDSSLSPMRMRLEGEHTVDISSSAHGSLPGDGVNNSGNAWKQDLILKVQEQEQEISQLRKYLTDCSVKEAQIRNEKYVLEKRIAYMRLAFDQQQQDLVDASSKALSYRQEIIEENIRLTYALQATQQERSAFVSYLLPLLSEYSLQPQVSDAQAIVSNVKVLFKHLQEKLLLTERKLKESEYQLAPWQSDVNYSNNSPLAPLRSAGVALTHSTKDSLYSHDHTAVDWNLERQHQDEPSGSAVTNYHLDESSTFSPLVNRQSAAFEMHVQPGTSMEESPGLKQADEIPPKHVQFREPISKTVMDDAHNPSYVSAFDDPSSSNSPLLSPVLEEPSSSFSEAGDDDPLPAIEDLQISGEPYPGHELQACGYSINGTTSCNFEWVCHLEDGSVNYIDGAKQPNYLVTADDVDLYLAIEVQPLDDRNRKGELVKVFANDNCKITCLPEMQSNIEKTLHTGHASYSVSLPTGFLDIWEAATLSIKREGYSIKCNNDLTVAEKFSASTAVTIPFGQPAEFVIIGSDGSEHSLRTENGSTDLIGSRDEIVLTLRLFIKRALLRKKGKKRVFLFNK; from the exons ATGATGGAGAACGGTCATGAGGAGAGATTGGCCGAGAAATTTTCTGGAGTGGGACTTGAAGATTCTTCTCGCTCGCCCGAGAATGAGTTCAAGAACGACAACTTGTTTCAGGTTATCAAAGCTGTTGAAGCAGCGGAAACCACCATCAAGGAGCAG GTGGAGGAGAATAGCCGTTTAAAAGCTGAACTTGAGAGAAGTGCTCTGGAGCTGGCTAAATAT AAATCAGATGAATCCTTACCCCAAACATCTAATCTTGGAGATCACTCAGCTACTGCCATTGTGTCCCCTCTGGTTGACCAACCAGTTGACTGGAAGCAGAGTGTGATTAAGACTTTGGATACTGATTCCTCAGGCATGCTGGTTGTTCACCCCCATGTGAATGGTAATGGCGAAGAAGCTACTCTGAGTAATCGTTTTGAAAAGCAGGGAAATTTCGTTAATGGCAATTTCAGAGGAGCTATAAATGGTGCTGATACCTCTCAACTTGATTCTTCATTATCTCCTATGAG AATGCGGTTAGAAGGAGAGCATACAGTAGACATCAGCTCGTCTGCTCATGGATCATTGCCAGGTGATGGAGTAAATAATTCAGGCAATGCATGGAAGCAG GACCTCATTCTCAAGGTCCAGGAGCAGGAACAAGAAATTTCGCAGTTGAGGAAATATCTTACTGACTGTTCCGTTAAG GAAGCCCAAATTCGCAATGAAAAATATGTTCTGGAAAAGCGAATTGCCTACATGCGTCTG GCATTTGATCAACAGCAACAAGATCTTGTTGATGCTTCATCAAAAGCTCTCTCTTACAGACAAGAGATAATTGAGGAAAATATACGCCTAACATATGCCTTACAG GCTACACAGCAAGAGAGATCTGCATTTGTATCATACTTGTTACCTCTTTTGTCGGAGTATTCTCTGCAACCACAGGTTTCTGACGCTCAGGCTATTGTTAGCAATGTGAAG gTTCTGTTTAAGCATCTACAAGAAAAGCTTCTTCTTACTGAG AGAAAGTTGAAGGAGTCAGAATATCAATTAGCACCTTGGCAGTCAGATGTGAACTACTCAAATAATTCCCCTTTGGCTCCACTACGCTCAGCTGGTGTAGCGTTAACCCACTCT ACAAAGGATTCCTTGTATTCCCATGATCACACAGCCGTAGACTGGAATTTGGAGCGCCAGCATCAAGATGAGCCAAGTGGCTCAGCTGTGACGAATTACCACCTTGATGAGTCTAGTACGTTTTCACCTCTTGTTAACCG TCAGTCGGCAGCCTTTGAGATGCATGTGCAACCAGGTACGAGTATGGAAGAATCTCCTGGTCTGAAGCAAGCAGATGAAATTCCACCTAAGCATGTCCAATTTCGTGAGCCTATCAGCAAGACAGTGATGGACGATGCCCATAATCCATCATATGTGTCTGCGTTTGATGATCCAAGCTCCTCAAATTCTCCTCTTTTGTCCCCCGTTCTTGAAGaaccttcttcctccttttctGAGG CTGGGGATGATGACCCGTTGCCAGCTATAGAGGACCTCCAAATTTCAGGAGAACCTTATCCTGGACATGAGCTTCAGGCTTGTGGTTACTCCATTAATGGAACAACAAGTTGTAATTTTGAG TGGGTATGTCATCTAGAAGATGGATCTGTGAATTATATTGATG GAGCAAAGCAACCAAATTACCTTGTCACTGCTGATGATGTTGATTTATATCTTGCTATTGAAGTTCAGCCTTTGGATGACAGGAACCGAAAG GGGGAGCTTGTGAAGGTTTTTGCCAATGATAATTGCAAGATCACTTGCC TTCCAGAGATGCAGAGCAATATAGAGAAGACACTTCATACTGGTCATGCTTCATACAGTGTTTCCCTTCCG ACTGGTTTCCTGGATATATGGGAAGCAGCTACGTTATCTATCAAGAGAGAAGGTTACAGCATCAAGTGTAATAACGATCTCACAGTTGCAGAAAAGTTCTCAGCTTCTACTGCT GTTACAATTCCGTTCGGGCAACCTGCAGAATTTGTTATCATTGGTTCTGATGGTAGTGAGCATTCCTTACGAACAGAGAATGGATCGACAGACCTTATCGG CTCAAGAGATGAAATAGTACTCACCCTGAGATTATTTATCAAGAGG GCTCTGCTGAggaagaagggaaagaagagagtatttttgtttaacaagtGA